The following coding sequences lie in one Arthrobacter sp. SLBN-122 genomic window:
- the rfbB gene encoding dTDP-glucose 4,6-dehydratase produces MQRLLVTGGAGFIGSNFVHYVLENTEDHVTVLDKLTYAGNVESLRGLPQERFDFVQGDIADAAVVDGLVAASDVVVHYAAESHNDNSLHDPRPFLDTNIIGTYTLIEAARKHNKRFHHISTDEVYGDLELDDPERFTEQTPYNPSSPYSSTKAGSDLLVRAWVRSFGLQATISNCSNNYGPYQHVEKFIPRQITNVIDGIRPKLYGKGENVRDWIHANDHSSAVLAIIANGKIGETYLIGADGEKNNKEVVELILKHMGNAPDAYDHVVDRPGHDLRYAIDSTKLRDELGWEPQFSNFDEGIEATIAWYRDNEDWWRPQKAATEAKYKEQGQ; encoded by the coding sequence ATGCAGCGACTTCTCGTGACCGGCGGAGCCGGCTTTATCGGCTCGAACTTTGTCCACTACGTTTTGGAAAACACCGAAGACCACGTCACGGTTCTGGACAAGCTCACCTACGCAGGCAACGTTGAGTCGCTGCGGGGCCTTCCGCAGGAACGGTTCGACTTCGTTCAGGGCGACATTGCGGACGCCGCGGTTGTCGACGGTCTCGTAGCCGCTTCCGACGTCGTTGTTCACTACGCTGCCGAGTCACACAACGACAACTCCCTGCACGACCCGCGCCCGTTCCTGGACACCAACATCATCGGCACCTACACGCTGATTGAAGCAGCGCGAAAGCACAATAAGCGCTTCCACCACATCTCAACCGACGAGGTCTACGGAGATCTGGAGTTGGATGACCCCGAGCGCTTCACCGAACAAACGCCGTACAACCCCTCAAGCCCGTACTCGTCCACCAAGGCCGGTTCTGATCTCCTGGTCCGGGCGTGGGTGCGCTCGTTCGGCCTGCAAGCCACTATCAGCAACTGCTCCAACAACTACGGTCCATACCAGCACGTGGAAAAGTTCATTCCCCGGCAAATCACGAACGTTATCGACGGGATTCGTCCCAAGCTCTATGGCAAGGGCGAGAACGTAAGGGACTGGATCCATGCCAACGACCATTCTTCAGCTGTGCTCGCGATTATCGCAAATGGGAAGATCGGCGAGACCTATCTGATTGGTGCCGACGGGGAAAAGAACAACAAAGAGGTTGTTGAGCTCATCCTCAAGCACATGGGCAACGCCCCGGATGCCTACGACCATGTCGTCGACCGGCCAGGGCACGACCTGCGCTATGCCATCGACTCCACCAAATTGCGGGATGAGCTTGGGTGGGAACCGCAGTTCTCCAACTTCGACGAAGGCATCGAAGCCACCATTGCCTGGTACCGGGACAACGAGGACTGGTGGCGCCCGCAGAAGGCTGCAACCGAGGCGAAGTACAAGGAACAGGGCCAGTAA
- a CDS encoding sugar nucleotide-binding protein — translation MSLEFSKKLAAHQTPIPGVVLYDLPVHGDNRGWFKENWQREKMVALGLPDFRPVQNNISYNEKAGTTRGIHAEPWDKFISVATGRIFGAWVDLREGPSFGAVFTAELDPSQAIFIPRGVGNAFQTLEDNTAYTYLVNDHWSADAQGQYTFLNLADETAAIEWPIPLADAELSDKDKAHPRMGDVAPMPARKILVVGADGQLGKALRAQYDGDTSVEFASRTEFDLTSENSFTNRNWKNYSAIINAAAYTAVDAAETAEGRASSWAINVTSVAHLARTAVEHNLTLVQVSSDYVFDGTKDSHDETEPLTPLGVYGQTKAAGDVVVSVVPRHYIVRTSWVIGEGNNFVRTMANLARKGVKPSVVNDQTGRLSFTEDIAAFIRHLLSRSAPYGTYNFTNDGPVKSWADIAADVYELSGGSRSDVTGVTTADYFRDKEAAPRPLSSALSLAKARSTGFDPGDANERLAEYLKSENDKA, via the coding sequence ATGTCTTTGGAGTTCTCGAAAAAGCTTGCTGCCCACCAAACCCCCATTCCCGGCGTCGTTCTCTATGACCTTCCGGTCCACGGCGACAACCGGGGATGGTTCAAGGAGAACTGGCAGCGGGAAAAGATGGTTGCTCTCGGACTGCCCGACTTCCGGCCGGTCCAAAACAACATCTCCTACAACGAAAAGGCCGGCACCACCCGCGGGATCCACGCCGAGCCGTGGGACAAGTTCATATCGGTAGCCACGGGCCGCATCTTTGGAGCTTGGGTGGATCTTCGCGAAGGCCCCTCTTTCGGTGCTGTCTTCACGGCCGAACTTGACCCCAGCCAAGCGATATTTATTCCACGTGGAGTGGGCAACGCGTTCCAGACACTTGAGGACAACACGGCCTACACGTACCTGGTCAACGACCACTGGTCTGCTGACGCGCAGGGGCAATACACCTTCCTTAATCTGGCAGATGAGACAGCTGCAATCGAATGGCCCATTCCACTTGCAGACGCCGAACTCTCGGACAAGGACAAGGCGCACCCGCGCATGGGTGACGTCGCTCCGATGCCCGCCAGGAAGATTCTGGTGGTAGGAGCCGACGGGCAACTGGGCAAAGCGCTTCGTGCCCAGTACGACGGCGACACGTCAGTCGAGTTCGCAAGTCGCACTGAGTTTGATCTCACCAGTGAGAACAGCTTCACGAACAGGAACTGGAAGAACTACTCCGCCATCATCAACGCTGCCGCCTATACTGCCGTCGACGCGGCAGAAACGGCAGAAGGACGCGCCTCCTCCTGGGCCATCAACGTAACGTCCGTGGCGCACTTGGCCCGTACCGCCGTCGAGCATAATCTGACCCTTGTCCAGGTCTCCTCGGACTACGTCTTTGACGGAACCAAGGACAGCCATGACGAGACCGAGCCGCTCACTCCCCTCGGCGTCTACGGGCAGACCAAGGCCGCCGGAGACGTGGTGGTCAGCGTTGTTCCCCGTCACTACATTGTCCGGACCAGTTGGGTTATTGGAGAAGGCAACAACTTCGTGCGCACCATGGCCAACCTGGCGCGTAAAGGTGTCAAACCCTCAGTTGTGAATGATCAGACGGGCCGGCTGAGTTTCACTGAAGACATTGCAGCCTTCATTCGGCACCTGCTGAGCAGGAGCGCCCCCTACGGCACGTATAACTTCACTAATGACGGGCCTGTAAAGAGCTGGGCTGATATTGCCGCGGATGTATACGAGCTGTCCGGTGGCTCCCGGAGCGACGTCACGGGTGTAACAACCGCAGATTACTTCAGGGACAAAGAGGCAGCCCCAAGGCCGCTTTCCAGCGCCCTCAGCCTGGCGAAAGCGCGTTCAACAGGCTTCGATCCAGGGGACGCCAACGAGCGGCTGGCCGAATATCTCAAGTCGGAAAACGATAAGGCATGA